TTCAAGCCGGGCAATATCCGCCGGCAGGCTTCCCATGTTCCAGGAAAGTTTGTCATCGCGCGAAGAGGCATAATCGCCCCGGTAAACCGCAATATGGCCGGAGCCGGAACGAACTCCGCTGTCGACCATCTGGGCATAAACGCCAAAAGCGAGATTGTGGAAACCCTGGACCAGCATCAGGCTGAAACTGATGGCGATGACGGTGATGATGGTTCGGCGGCGGCTGCGCCAGATGTTGCGCCAGGCGAGGGTTGCAGTTTCCACGTTATTCCTCCCTGATCGCTTCGACCGGCTGCAGTTTGGCGGCCCGGCGGGCCGGGAAGTAGCCGGCGAGAAGGGAAATGACGATCAGCAACCAGGCCGGGTCAATAAAGTTGCGCTGTTCGAAGATCGCCTTGAGGCGTGGCTGGATCGTGCCGCCGGCATAGGTGACCGGGGTAATCCAGGCGGAGAGGTCGATGCCGACCGTTGCCATGTAGTAACTCAGGCTGAGGCCGAGAACCAGCCCGAATGCGACCCCGATCAGCCCGAGCAGGAAAGATTCCAGCAAAACCAGCCGCTTGATCTGGTGCGGGCGGAGGCCGAGGGCCATCAGGATGCCGAATTCGCGGGTCCGCTCCATGACCGACATGAAAATCGTATTAAGGATGCCGAGGCCGGTCGCGATGTAAAGAATAATAACGAAGATAAAACGGGTGATGTCAAAGGAGGCAATCGCTTCCCGCATCTCCGGCAGCAGTTTGCCCCAATCTGTTGCTTCAAACCGATCATCCAGCAGCGGAGCAATTTGTGCACTCAACGACTCGGCCTGCAGCGGATCATCGACGGCGAGGGTGATTTCATGAATCCTGTCATCGAGGGCCATGACCCGCTGCAGCCAGGAGATCGGCACCAGGACCAGACTGTTGTCATGGCCGCCGTGGCCGGTCCTGAAAATGCCCCGGACCGTCAAAATATCATTGCCGATCGATCCGTCGGCGGCCTGGGTGACAAAAACCAGCTCATCGTCCGGCTCGACGCCAAGTTTTTTGGCGAGGGCCGATCCGAGGACGGCGCCACCGCTATCGTCGGCGTCGAGATATTCTCCGGCTGTGATCTGCCGGTGCAGTTTGGTAACAGTCTTTTCCTGTTCGGGATAGATCCCGAGAAGTTCGGCCGGATAGCTGCTCTCAAGATGTGAAACCAGTCCGAAGCCGCGCAAGCGCTCGCTGAGACCGCGGACCTGTTCGATCTCGGCAAGTTTCCGGTGCAACGCCGGATCAGACGCGAAATTCTTGTAGAGGTCGCGATCATCAAGGTAATTATCGGTGGTAACGATGATATGCCCGTAGTATTGCTCGGTCGTCGAGGCGAGGACATCGACCAGCATTCCGGAAAAAACCCCGAGTGAAAGAGAGAGCAGGGCGAGGGAGACGATCATCGCCGACAGGGTCAGCAGGGTGCGCCGTCGATTACGCCAGAGGTTTCGGGAAGCGAGTCGTAGCAGCATATCTATCGTTTCAGGTTGCGCAGCGAAAAGAAGCTTTTCTTGATGCCGATGTTGAAGTCGATGTCGGAGTAACGGATAATCGTCTGTTCCTCGGGTTCATCGACCGGCAATATGGTCATGCGCAGCGGGATGATACGCCCGTCGATCTTCCTGACTTCATCGAAGACCATGTCGCGTACCTTGATCATCTCTTCGTCGAAATAGGAAACGGTTCCCGGAACCTCCATCGGCCGCAGGATCTCGTAGACAATCTTGCCCCAGACGACCACCGCATCCGGTTTCGGAATGCATTCGATCAGGTAGCGCTCCGTGCTCTCCTCGATCAGCGTGAAGGTGTAGTCCTCGTCGATCTTGTTCGCCTTGACCAGGTCGTCGTTGGTGATATGACTCCCCATCCAGGCGCCCCCCATCATCGAGGGCGGCACCTTGATCACCCGGTCGATTTTCGGCAGGTAATTCCAGACCTCCTTGTCGACCTTGAGGGTGGCGACGCCTCTCTCTTTTGATGGTTCGAGGATGCGCACCAGGAAATGATCACGACCGAGCGACCAGGCATCCATCGTCAGTGAACGCTCCCAGTGTTTGGCGCGGATGTTCATCTCCATGCGAGACCTGGAGGAGAGCCCCATGTACTGCTCCTCGACCTTGCGGATCAGCCCCTTGAGATCGGCGGACCATGCCGGATGCGGCATCAGAAACAGCGTAAAAAGAAGAATTGTGGCAACTCGAAACATATTGGCCTCTTGGAGTGTCGGCTCAGTTGTTCTATTATACAGACAAAACCCACGACTTCCAGAATGAATGGATACACGCTATGCAAAAGAATCAATTCCGATCGGTCTGTCCTTATGATTGTCCCGATACCTGTGGCCTCCTCGTTGAAGTTGGAGAGGGCCAGGTGCTCTCGGTCAAGGGCGATCCGGATCATCCGTTTACGGCCGGTTTCCTCTGTGCCAAGATGAACCGGTATGCCGATACGGTGCATCATGCCGGTCGACTGACTACACCGCTGTTGCGGACCGGGGTGAAGGGTCGCGGAGAATTCAGGCCGATCGGCTGGGATGAGGCGGCCGCCATGATCGCCGATAAATGGCAGACAATCATCAGCGAAAGCGGCGCAGAGTCGATCCTGCCGTATTCTTATGCCGGAACGATGGGGCTTGTGCAGCGTAACGCCGGCCATGCCTTCTTCCATAAAGTCGGCGCCTCGCAGCTCGAGCGGACCATCTGTGTCGCCGCCAAAAGTGCCGGCTGGGAGGCGGTGCTCGGAAGTACGCCGGCTCCGGTTCCGGAGACAGTGCTCGCGAGCGATCTGGTTCTGCTCTGGGGGATTAACGTTGTCGCGACCAATATCCATTTCGTGCCGTTGCTGAAACAGGCAAAAAAGAATGGTGCGAAGGTGGTGATGATCGACACCTACGCCAATCATTCAAAGGATCTCGCCGACGAGCTTATCCTGATCCGCCCCGGCAGCGACGGTGCCTTGGCCCTCGGGATCATGTATATCCTTGAACGTGAACGACTGGTCGATGAATCGTTTATTGCTGAACATGTTTTCGGCTATGAAAGACTGCGTGACGAGGTCCTGCCGTTCAACACGCCGGGCAAAACGGCGGAGCGGACCGGCCTCGATGTGGCGGTGATCGAGCAGCTGGCCCGGGATTACGCCGGGGCATCGGCTCCGTTGATCCGGCTCGGCTCGGCGCTGTCACGTTATGCCAACGGAGGCATGAATATCCGGACCATTTCGACCCTGCCGGCTCTGGTCGGAGCCTATGGTAAAGCGGGAGGCGGCTGTCTGGGGAATACCTCGACCGGACATTTGTTCGATATGTCGGTTATCGAGCGCCCCGATTTCCTGCAGGCACCGAGCCGTCCGGTCAATATGAATCAGCTCGGCTCGGCGCTGAACAGTCTTGATGATCCGCCGATCAGATCACTTTATGTCTATCATTCCAACCCGGCCGCTATTGCGCCTGACCAGAATGAAGTGATCCGGGGGCTTGAACGGGACGACCTTTTTACGGTTGTCCATGAACGATTTATGACCGACACCGCCCGCTATGCCGATATCGTTCTGCCGGCCACCAGCTCGGTTGAGCATTCAGATATCTACAAGTCTTACGGTTCATACACCCTGCAGCGGTCAAAACCGGTGATTGCGCCGGTCGGTTCCAGCAAGTCGAACTGGGAGACCTTCTGCCTTCTGGCCGCCGCCCTCGGATGCGATGAGCCGTTCTTTGCCATGAGCGAAGATCAACTGATCGATCAGCTGATTGAACGGTCTCCGGTCAAAGACCATATCGATGTCGCGGCCCTGAACCGTGGTGAGTGCCAACTGCTGCCGGCGGACAATCCCGGACCGCCGTTCGGAACGCAATCGGGGCGGATTGAAATTGAAAATTTTCAACTCGACGAGCCGCTGCCCCGTTATCTGCCGACAGCGCCGGCGAATTATCCGCTCCGGCTGATGACGGCACCGGCGCTGCACATCCTCAATTCGAGCTTCTGTGAGCGCGACGATGTCCGGCAGGCCGAGAAGGGGATGCGGCTGCAGATGCATCCGGATGAAGCCCGGAAGCGGGGGCTGGCCGACGGTGCCCTGGTGCTCGTCGCCAACGATCAGGGCGAGGTCACATTTTTCCTGACGGTCACTGCCGATGTCCCCATCGGAGTGGTCGTTGCCGAGGGCGCCTGGTGGCGCGATGCGGCGCCGGGGAATCGGACGGTCAATGCCCTGACGTCGCAGCGCCTGACCGACATGGGGCGGGGAAGTACCCTCTATGACAATTTTGTCGAAGTGAGAAAGACATGACTTTTACTGCTGCCGGTCCAGATAAAAACACCCATTTACGAATCGCCGCCTTTCCTTTTTTTACGGATCTTTCAGAACAGGGGCGTTTGCTCCTGCTTGGTGCATTGCAGCCAATGCTGATTGAACGGGGTACAGAACTCCTTGATGAAGGCGCTTTCTGCCAGGCGCTGCTGTTGGTCGAGTCGGGTGCGATCAGGGTTTTCAAGATGTCTCCCGCCGGCCGTGAAATCACCCTCTACCAGGTTGCCCCCGGTGAGAGCTGCGTTCTCGGGACCTCCTGCGTCGTCAATGATTTGCGCTATCCGGCCCAAGCTGTTTGCACCGTCGATACCAGTGCACTGGCTGTCCCGGCACCAGTATTTCGCCAGCTTTACGAAGAAGAGCCAGCAGTTCGTTCATTCGTCATGGATCTGTTTTCACGCCGGCTTTCCGACATAATGGTTTTGGTCGAGGAAGTTGCATTTCGACGGATGGACGAGCGGCTGGCTGCTTTTCTGCTTGAAAAAGGAATCGTTTCTCCCGGTGTTTTCAAGCCGATCGAAATGAGTCACGAAGAAATTGCTTCTCACCTGGGAACCGCCCGTGAGGTCGTCAGTCGAGTTTTACAGCAATTTGTTGATGATGGACTGGTTCATCTCGAAAGAAAAAAGGTTGTCCTGTTGAAAGCTTCTGATTTGCAGCTTCGTTCAGGACCGGAAAAATAATTACACTTTTGTGACTCGGGTCACAGAAACATGGAAAGACTTCCGGTAACCTCCGGTTAAAGACTGAACACTCATTACTTAACGGAGGTTGTGCCATGAAACAGAATGTACACAAAATTGACAGGATTCTTCGACTATCGCTGGGGGCTGCCCTGCTGATTTATTTCTTTACCGGTCCGTCCGATTATAGTGTTTTTGGATTGCTCGGGATTATTCCTCTGCTAACAGGTCTCGTCGGGTTCTGCCCACTTTACGCGGTCCTCGGCATTGATGGCTGTAAATGTAACAGGAGTTGATCAATAAAATCCGCCAGTGTTGTAAAATAAGGGACACTTCCCGCTCCCAGGGACGTGTCCCTTATTGCTAATGCAAAGATTACTGGTCTAGTCAGGTTTGTTTGGTTATAATCAACAAAAAAACCAACAATGCGGAGGATAATAATGACGATAAAAACAATGAAATATGTTTTGGTTGTGCTCATAAGTATGGCTTTTCTCTCCGGAGGAGTTTTTGCCGGTCAGGGGGCTGACCCCGAGTCTTGTGCAAAGGTTTACACGTGTGCCTGCGGCGATGGGTGCTCTTGTGACACCGTTTCTGCCAAACCGGGAAAATGTTCATGTGGCAAGGACATGATGGAACGGAACGTTCTCAAGGATGATGCTGACAATATCTATGTCTGCGGCTGCGGCGCCGGATGTAATTGTACCGCCGCCTCGGCTGATGGCACCAAGTGTTCGTGCGGCAAGGAACTGAAAGCCTATCCCAAGGCGAACAAAGCGGGGTGTGCCTGTTGCCA
The sequence above is drawn from the Desulfuromonas sp. genome and encodes:
- a CDS encoding DUF2892 domain-containing protein; the protein is MKQNVHKIDRILRLSLGAALLIYFFTGPSDYSVFGLLGIIPLLTGLVGFCPLYAVLGIDGCKCNRS
- a CDS encoding outer membrane lipoprotein-sorting protein, with the protein product MFRVATILLFTLFLMPHPAWSADLKGLIRKVEEQYMGLSSRSRMEMNIRAKHWERSLTMDAWSLGRDHFLVRILEPSKERGVATLKVDKEVWNYLPKIDRVIKVPPSMMGGAWMGSHITNDDLVKANKIDEDYTFTLIEESTERYLIECIPKPDAVVVWGKIVYEILRPMEVPGTVSYFDEEMIKVRDMVFDEVRKIDGRIIPLRMTILPVDEPEEQTIIRYSDIDFNIGIKKSFFSLRNLKR
- a CDS encoding formate dehydrogenase — encoded protein: MQKNQFRSVCPYDCPDTCGLLVEVGEGQVLSVKGDPDHPFTAGFLCAKMNRYADTVHHAGRLTTPLLRTGVKGRGEFRPIGWDEAAAMIADKWQTIISESGAESILPYSYAGTMGLVQRNAGHAFFHKVGASQLERTICVAAKSAGWEAVLGSTPAPVPETVLASDLVLLWGINVVATNIHFVPLLKQAKKNGAKVVMIDTYANHSKDLADELILIRPGSDGALALGIMYILERERLVDESFIAEHVFGYERLRDEVLPFNTPGKTAERTGLDVAVIEQLARDYAGASAPLIRLGSALSRYANGGMNIRTISTLPALVGAYGKAGGGCLGNTSTGHLFDMSVIERPDFLQAPSRPVNMNQLGSALNSLDDPPIRSLYVYHSNPAAIAPDQNEVIRGLERDDLFTVVHERFMTDTARYADIVLPATSSVEHSDIYKSYGSYTLQRSKPVIAPVGSSKSNWETFCLLAAALGCDEPFFAMSEDQLIDQLIERSPVKDHIDVAALNRGECQLLPADNPGPPFGTQSGRIEIENFQLDEPLPRYLPTAPANYPLRLMTAPALHILNSSFCERDDVRQAEKGMRLQMHPDEARKRGLADGALVLVANDQGEVTFFLTVTADVPIGVVVAEGAWWRDAAPGNRTVNALTSQRLTDMGRGSTLYDNFVEVRKT
- a CDS encoding transcriptional regulator; this encodes MTFTAAGPDKNTHLRIAAFPFFTDLSEQGRLLLLGALQPMLIERGTELLDEGAFCQALLLVESGAIRVFKMSPAGREITLYQVAPGESCVLGTSCVVNDLRYPAQAVCTVDTSALAVPAPVFRQLYEEEPAVRSFVMDLFSRRLSDIMVLVEEVAFRRMDERLAAFLLEKGIVSPGVFKPIEMSHEEIASHLGTAREVVSRVLQQFVDDGLVHLERKKVVLLKASDLQLRSGPEK
- a CDS encoding ABC transporter permease; the encoded protein is MLLRLASRNLWRNRRRTLLTLSAMIVSLALLSLSLGVFSGMLVDVLASTTEQYYGHIIVTTDNYLDDRDLYKNFASDPALHRKLAEIEQVRGLSERLRGFGLVSHLESSYPAELLGIYPEQEKTVTKLHRQITAGEYLDADDSGGAVLGSALAKKLGVEPDDELVFVTQAADGSIGNDILTVRGIFRTGHGGHDNSLVLVPISWLQRVMALDDRIHEITLAVDDPLQAESLSAQIAPLLDDRFEATDWGKLLPEMREAIASFDITRFIFVIILYIATGLGILNTIFMSVMERTREFGILMALGLRPHQIKRLVLLESFLLGLIGVAFGLVLGLSLSYYMATVGIDLSAWITPVTYAGGTIQPRLKAIFEQRNFIDPAWLLIVISLLAGYFPARRAAKLQPVEAIREE